TTTACAATTTTAAAATGTTCAGTGGCAAAATTTGCAACTTGCGGCATATGAGTAATTACAATAATTTGTTTGTCTTTTGATAATTCATTGAGCTTATTTCCTACAACATCAGCCATTCTTGGGCCAACTCCGGAATCGATCTCATCAAAAACCATCGTATCTATTGCATGATGTTTTCCCAGCACAACCTCAACGGCTAATATTATTCTAGATAATTCACCACCGGAAGCTATTTCGGCTAAAGGCATAAAATCACTTTTTGGATTTGTTTTTAATAAGAAAGTAATCTTATGTGCGGCATCTTTTCTTGGCTCTTTTAGCTTCTCTATCTTCCAATCTATCTTACTGTTCTCCATATTTAAATCCTTGAGATTATTTTCAATGTGTAATTTTAAATCTTTTAGAAAGGGATTAACCTTCTCTATTATTTTATCACTGAGGCCCAATAATTCGTCTCTTAATTTATACAACCTTGGTTCCAATTCATGAAAATCGTTTTTGATTTCTTCTAACTCACTTTTTTGAATTTTGAACTTGTTAAGATTTTCTAAAACATCATCAAGGGATGGACCATATTTTCTTTTCAGCTCGATGATTTTGTTCAGTCTGATGCTAACTCTTTCCAATTCTTCTGGATCGCTGTCTAATTCAGATAATTTATTTTCTAAAAGTGTGTATAATTCATCTATCTGTTCTTGGATAGTTAAAGCAAAAGAATGTTCTTCCTTGAATCCAAAATCGTCTAACTTGGACAAATTGTAAATTATATAACCAATTTCCTCATCAATACTTTGTTCATCTCTATCTTTTAGTATGTTTAAAGACTCTATCAATCGTTCTCTGATTTCTTCTATATTGTTTAGAGTTTTGAAGCGATCCGAAAGTTCATCATCTTCATTAGGTTGAAGGTTCGCTTCTTCTATTTCCTGGATCTGGTAGTTTAAAATATCTATATTTCTAAAGATTTCAGTTTTATTGGTTGGAAGGTTTTCTAACTTTCTTTTCAAGTTCAAGTATTCTTGGTATCCTATATCGTAATCAGAAAAATACTCGGGGAATTTATCTCTCAAAATCTTAAAGATCAAAGAGTTCTGATAATTCTCGTCTCTCAAAGCAATGTTAGATTCTTGAGAATGTATTTCTAACAGATACTTCGAAATGTCTTGAACGAAGTTTTTAGGAACTATTGTATCGTTAATTCTGAAAAGAGTCTTTTTAGGGGTGAAATTTACAGATAAAATCAAATCATCACCATCAAAAGGGACATGTTCCCTCAACATATCTTTTATAAACTCATTAACAGTAAAATAAGCTGAGACAGAACCTTCAGAGTTCTTCAGATTTTGAGGAATGTTTCCAATTAAAAAAAGATTTAAAGCATTTAGAAACATTGATTTTCCTGTTCCTGACTCACCAGTGATAACGCAGAAATTATCATTAAAATCCACGTTAGCGCTTTTAAAAAGACCAAAATTTTTTATAGACAAAGAAAGCAGCATTCACCACACCAACCTTAAAATGGGCACTCTTTTCTTCTATCATCAAAATTATACCATAATTTTAATTTTTTTTATTTCTCAAATAATCAATTATAATTTCTTTAGCGTCTAAAGAAGGCACTTTTTCTATGCTTTCTTTGGGAAGTTTGATTCCTTCCTCAATAACCTCTAAATATCCTCTAGCAGTGCTTTTCCAAGTATAATTTTCTAAAACTCTTTTTTTGACCTTTTTTGAATAATAATCATAATTATTCAAACCTTTTATTAGACCGTCAAGGATATCTTCCGTGTCTTCAGGATCAATTAACACACCTGACCCATCTGAAAATATTTCACTTGGACCACCGTTCTTTGTTGCAACAATAGCAAGGCCACAAGCGCCTGCTTCTATAGGTGCTAAACCAAAGGGTTCATAAAAAGAAGGCAAAACAAAGACCGATTTCAATTTTGAAAAAAATTTGTAAGCTGTAGCTAACGCTTTTTGAGACTTTAAATCAAAAAAATATACCTTATCTTT
This region of Petrotoga olearia DSM 13574 genomic DNA includes:
- a CDS encoding DNA repair protein RecN, with product MSIKNFGLFKSANVDFNDNFCVITGESGTGKSMFLNALNLFLIGNIPQNLKNSEGSVSAYFTVNEFIKDMLREHVPFDGDDLILSVNFTPKKTLFRINDTIVPKNFVQDISKYLLEIHSQESNIALRDENYQNSLIFKILRDKFPEYFSDYDIGYQEYLNLKRKLENLPTNKTEIFRNIDILNYQIQEIEEANLQPNEDDELSDRFKTLNNIEEIRERLIESLNILKDRDEQSIDEEIGYIIYNLSKLDDFGFKEEHSFALTIQEQIDELYTLLENKLSELDSDPEELERVSIRLNKIIELKRKYGPSLDDVLENLNKFKIQKSELEEIKNDFHELEPRLYKLRDELLGLSDKIIEKVNPFLKDLKLHIENNLKDLNMENSKIDWKIEKLKEPRKDAAHKITFLLKTNPKSDFMPLAEIASGGELSRIILAVEVVLGKHHAIDTMVFDEIDSGVGPRMADVVGNKLNELSKDKQIIVITHMPQVANFATEHFKIVKTLNEDTTSTIVKLSENERLEEIKEMYGNIVY